In one window of Henckelia pumila isolate YLH828 chromosome 1, ASM3356847v2, whole genome shotgun sequence DNA:
- the LOC140880924 gene encoding allene oxide synthase 1, chloroplastic yields the protein MASATYYGSSFSSSQISFSFQYSSAAKSPSQLSIQRSFPDQPSIVASALSEKSSLSPPPPHTEAAAAAPSKLPARKIPGDHGLPLIGPWKDRQDYFYNQGRDEFFKSRIRKYNSTVFRTNMPPGPFISLASKVVVLLDGKSFPVLFDTDKVEKRDLFTGTYMPSTDLSGGYRTLSYLDPSEPNHAKLKTLMFFMLSHRRENVIPEFQSSYTEAFEGLEKELSTKGKAEFGAANEQAAFNFLARSFFGANPNDTKLGSDGPTLIGKWVLFQLHPLLTLGLPKGLEDSILHTFRLPPFLIKKDYQRLYEFFYQNSAPILDQAEKLGLTKDEASHNLLYSTCFNSFGGMRILFPNILKRVGRAGAKLHAELAREIRSAIKSSGGNVTMAAMENMPLMKSVVYEALRIEPPVSLQYGKAKRDLVIESHDAAFQVKEGEMLFGYQPFATRDPVIFDRPEEFVPTRFVGEEGEKLLKHVLWSNGPETENPTVNNKQCAGKNFVVLASRLLLVELFRRYDSFGIEAAVSPLGSSVTVTSLKPATF from the coding sequence ATGGCTTCTGCCACTTATTATGGATCATCTTTCTCTTCTTCACAAATTTCAttctctttccagtattcatCGGCCGCCAAATCACCATCGCAGCTCTCCATCCAGCGATCGTTTCCTGATCAGCCGAGCATCGTAGCTTCAGCCTTGTCGGAGAAATCATCCCTTTCTCCGCCGCCTCCGCACACtgaggcggcggcggcggcccCCTCGAAACTTCCGGCACGGAAAATCCCCGGAGACCACGGGCTGCCGTTGATCGGCCCGTGGAAAGACAGGCAAGACTATTTCTACAATCAAGGCCGGGACGAGTTCTTCAAATCAAGAATCCGGAAGTATAATTCGACGGTGTTCAGAACCAACATGCCGCCGGGTCCCTTCATCTCATTGGCGTCGAAAGTCGTGGTCTTGCTGGATGGGAAGAGTTTTCCGGTGCTTTTCGACACCGACAAGGTGGAAAAGAGGGATCTTTTCACCGGCACTTACATGCCTTCCACCGATCTCTCCGGCGGGTACAGAACCCTCTCGTACCTCGACCCCTCCGAACCCAACCACGCAAAGCTGAAAACTTTGATGTTTTTCATGCTCTCTCATCGGCGGGAGAATGTGATCCCGGAATTCCAGAGCAGCTACACGGAAGCTTTTGAGGGATTGGAAAAGGAATTGTCCACCAAAGGGAAAGCAGAGTTCGGAGCCGCCAATGAACAGGCGGCGTTCAATTTCTTGGCCAGATCGTTCTTCGGCGCCAACCCCAACGACACCAAGCTCGGATCCGACGGGCCAACGCTCATCGGAAAATGGGTTCTGTTCCAGCTTCACCCATTGCTGACCTTAGGTTTGCCTAAAGGTTTAGAAGACAGTATTCTACACACGTTTCGCTTGCCGCCATTTTTGATCAAGAAAGATTATCAAAGATTGTACGAATTCTTCTACCAGAACTCTGCCCCAATTCTCGACCAAGCAGAAAAGCTGGGCCTCACCAAAGACGAAGCTAGCCACAATCTATTGTACTCCACGTGCTTCAATTCGTTCGGCGGCATGAGAATCCTCTTCCCGAACATTCTCAAACGGGTGGGCCGAGCTGGAGCCAAGCTCCATGCTGAACTAGCTCGAGAAATCCGATCCGCGATCAAATCCAGCGGCGGAAACGTCACGATGGCGGCGATGGAAAACATGCCGCTGATGAAGTCGGTGGTTTACGAGGCGCTACGCATCGAGCCGCCGGTTTCGCTCCAGTACGGCAAGGCCAAGCGCGACTTGGTGATCGAGTCACACGACGCTGCGTTTCAGGTGAAAGAAGGAGAAATGCTGTTCGGGTACCAGCCTTTCGCCACCAGGGACCCGGTTATATTCGACCGGCCGGAGGAGTTTGTTCCGACCCGGTTCGTTGGAGAAGAAGGGGAGAAGCTGCTGAAACACGTGCTGTGGTCTAATGGACCGGAGACGGAGAACCCCACGGTCAACAACAAACAGTGCGCCGGGAAGAATTTCGTCGTTCTGGCCTCCAGGTTGCTGCTGGTGGAGCTCTTCCGCCGTTACGATTCGTTTGGTATTGAGGCGGCGGTGTCGCCGCTGGGCTCCTCCGTCACTGTAACGTCGTTGAAACCGGCTACTTTTTAG